A genomic stretch from Achromobacter spanius includes:
- a CDS encoding branched-chain amino acid ABC transporter permease, with the protein MDSTIALILLQDGVVNGAIYALLGMALVLVFAVTRVIFIPQGEFVAFGALTLAMLVDGKMPGTAYLLPLLGALCLAMELVRALRTRNFAGLPKTFVISLVLPLALFWLTKSYTAPDNSLWLNMLLTLLLVIPMGPMVYRIVYQPLAEATVLVLLIVSVAVHFALTGLALVFFGAEGWRTPPFVSGQVDFGFMTWSAQSLFVVATCGLLITALWLFFGKTLYGRALRATAVNRRGARLVGISTTMSGSLTFTLATAIGAMSGMLIAPITTVYYDTGFLIGLKGFVGAIIGGLASYPVAAAGSLLVGVLESFSSFWASAYKEVIVFTLIIPVLVWRSFSTHHVDEEE; encoded by the coding sequence ATGGATTCCACAATTGCGCTGATCCTGCTGCAAGACGGTGTCGTCAACGGTGCTATCTATGCCCTTCTGGGTATGGCTCTGGTGCTGGTTTTCGCCGTTACGCGCGTCATTTTCATTCCCCAGGGTGAGTTCGTGGCGTTCGGCGCCCTGACCCTGGCCATGCTGGTTGACGGCAAAATGCCGGGCACGGCCTACCTGCTGCCACTGCTGGGCGCCTTGTGCCTGGCGATGGAACTGGTGCGTGCGCTGCGCACCCGCAACTTCGCCGGACTGCCCAAAACCTTCGTCATCAGCCTCGTCCTGCCTTTGGCCCTGTTCTGGCTGACCAAGAGCTACACCGCGCCCGACAACTCGTTGTGGCTGAACATGCTGTTGACGCTGTTGCTGGTGATCCCGATGGGGCCGATGGTCTATCGCATCGTCTATCAACCCCTGGCCGAAGCCACGGTGCTGGTGCTGCTGATCGTCTCGGTCGCGGTGCACTTCGCGCTGACCGGCCTGGCGTTGGTGTTCTTTGGCGCTGAAGGCTGGCGCACGCCGCCGTTCGTCAGCGGGCAAGTCGACTTCGGCTTCATGACCTGGTCCGCGCAAAGCCTCTTCGTGGTGGCCACCTGCGGGCTGCTCATCACCGCGCTGTGGCTGTTCTTCGGCAAGACGCTGTATGGCCGCGCGCTGCGCGCCACGGCCGTGAACCGTCGCGGTGCCCGCCTGGTGGGCATCAGCACCACCATGTCCGGCAGCCTGACGTTCACGTTGGCGACCGCCATTGGCGCCATGTCCGGCATGTTGATCGCGCCCATCACGACCGTGTATTACGACACCGGTTTCCTGATCGGCCTGAAGGGCTTCGTGGGCGCCATCATCGGCGGCCTGGCCAGCTACCCCGTGGCCGCCGCCGGCTCGCTGTTGGTCGGTGTGCTGGAATCGTTCTCGTCCTTCTGGGCAAGCGCCTATAAGGAAGTGATCGTCTTTACCTTGATTATCCCGGTTCTGGTCTGGCGTTCGTTCAGCACCCATCACGTGGACGAAGAGGAATAA
- a CDS encoding energy-coupling factor ABC transporter ATP-binding protein, which produces MLIEFDQAVVSTPQAEVLRGVSVTLAERRIGIVGPNGAGKSTLARLVNGLVVPSAGSVRVDGLDTRHDLKAVRRRVGFVFQNPENQIVFPNVREDLAFGLKRLEPDKARRESRIDSQLNALGVGHLADRSSHTLSGGERQLVALAAVLVMEPALVVFDEPTTQLDLRNRNRVRHAIAALPHDAIVVSHDLELLEDFDRVLVVREGAIAADDTPAAALRWYREHCA; this is translated from the coding sequence ATGTTAATCGAGTTTGACCAGGCGGTAGTGTCGACGCCCCAGGCGGAAGTGTTGCGCGGGGTGAGCGTAACCCTGGCCGAACGGCGCATCGGCATTGTCGGACCCAACGGCGCGGGCAAGAGCACGCTGGCGCGCCTGGTCAACGGCCTGGTGGTGCCTTCGGCGGGCAGCGTGCGGGTGGACGGCCTGGATACCCGCCACGACTTGAAGGCCGTGCGCCGCCGCGTGGGCTTCGTATTCCAGAACCCGGAAAACCAGATCGTGTTTCCCAATGTGCGCGAAGACCTGGCGTTTGGCCTGAAGCGCCTGGAGCCGGACAAGGCGCGGCGCGAATCACGCATCGACAGCCAATTGAACGCGCTGGGCGTGGGCCACCTGGCCGACCGCAGCAGCCACACGCTGTCCGGCGGCGAGCGCCAACTGGTGGCGCTGGCGGCAGTGCTGGTCATGGAACCGGCGCTGGTCGTCTTTGACGAACCGACCACGCAATTGGACCTGCGCAACCGCAACCGGGTCCGCCATGCCATTGCGGCGCTGCCCCACGACGCGATTGTCGTCAGCCACGATCTGGAATTACTGGAAGATTTTGACCGGGTGCTGGTGGTGCGCGAGGGCGCCATCGCCGCCGACGACACGCCCGCGGCGGCCTTGCGCTGGTATCGGGAGCACTGCGCATGA
- a CDS encoding cell division protein ZipA C-terminal FtsZ-binding domain-containing protein — protein MSDLQIGLIALGVLLILLVLGFNWWQDRRVRRKMQSHFPTSEQDPLLGAGAAAGASSATAAGASRREPGMGGDAPRAQPGQPAPVDPGSDADDAEEPDPACEVVIEINFAEPVRGADLLPYMQSLRHVGRKPMRVFAETDQRRHRARVHPAESYASMQLAVLLANRSGPLTAIEWSQAWARAQDMAERFDATIEGPDQQAVLEQGARLDDTCAALDTQVGLTLLLGSAQPAAEVLAVARDTGFLADGNRLAWPAENGVTRFTLSRADGATFDAGMGGVERLYLLLDVPCAPADKRAFGRMVDVGRDLAARLRAELVDDQGKPLAEGSETVIDERLQVLFEQLEQAGLPAGSERAQRVFA, from the coding sequence ATGAGTGATTTGCAGATCGGGCTGATAGCCCTGGGCGTCTTGCTGATACTGCTGGTGTTGGGATTCAACTGGTGGCAGGACCGTCGTGTCCGGCGCAAGATGCAGAGCCATTTCCCCACGTCTGAACAGGATCCGCTGCTGGGTGCGGGCGCCGCTGCCGGTGCCTCCTCGGCCACGGCGGCTGGCGCCAGCCGGCGCGAACCCGGCATGGGCGGGGACGCCCCGCGCGCGCAACCGGGCCAACCTGCCCCGGTGGATCCGGGCAGCGACGCCGACGACGCCGAAGAGCCCGATCCGGCCTGCGAAGTGGTCATTGAAATCAACTTCGCGGAGCCCGTGCGCGGCGCTGACCTGCTTCCCTATATGCAAAGCCTGCGTCATGTTGGCCGCAAGCCCATGCGCGTGTTTGCCGAAACCGACCAGCGCCGCCACCGCGCGCGCGTGCATCCTGCCGAGTCCTATGCATCGATGCAATTGGCCGTGTTGCTGGCCAACCGTAGCGGCCCGCTGACCGCCATCGAATGGTCGCAGGCCTGGGCGCGTGCCCAAGACATGGCTGAACGCTTCGACGCCACCATCGAAGGCCCGGACCAGCAAGCCGTGCTGGAGCAGGGCGCGCGCCTCGACGACACCTGCGCCGCACTGGACACCCAAGTGGGTCTGACCTTGTTGTTGGGTTCGGCCCAGCCGGCGGCGGAAGTGCTTGCCGTTGCCCGCGACACCGGTTTCCTGGCCGACGGCAACCGTCTTGCCTGGCCCGCTGAAAACGGCGTCACCCGCTTCACCTTGTCGCGCGCTGACGGCGCCACCTTCGATGCGGGCATGGGGGGCGTGGAACGCCTCTACCTGTTGCTGGATGTGCCGTGCGCGCCGGCTGACAAGCGCGCCTTTGGCCGCATGGTGGACGTGGGCCGCGACCTGGCCGCTCGCCTGCGCGCGGAACTGGTGGATGACCAAGGCAAGCCGCTGGCCGAAGGGTCGGAAACCGTTATCGACGAACGCCTGCAAGTGTTGTTCGAACAGCTTGAGCAAGCGGGCCTGCCCGCCGGAAGCGAGCGTGCTCAACGGGTGTTTGCATAA
- the msrB gene encoding peptide-methionine (R)-S-oxide reductase MsrB, with protein sequence MEKVRKSDAEWRAQLSPEEYVVTRQKGTERAFTGRYWDTTTPGIYRCVGCGTALFASDTKFDAGCGWPSYFQALDPELVREERDTTHGMVRTEVLCNVCDSHLGHVFPDGPPPTGLRYCINSLSMTFEPIEN encoded by the coding sequence ATGGAAAAAGTACGCAAATCCGACGCCGAATGGCGCGCACAACTTTCCCCCGAAGAATACGTGGTCACCCGTCAAAAAGGTACCGAACGCGCATTCACCGGGCGTTACTGGGATACGACCACGCCGGGCATATACCGCTGCGTGGGCTGTGGCACGGCCCTGTTCGCATCCGACACCAAATTCGACGCCGGCTGTGGCTGGCCCAGCTATTTCCAGGCGCTGGATCCCGAATTGGTGCGCGAAGAGCGCGACACGACCCACGGCATGGTCCGCACCGAAGTGCTGTGCAACGTCTGCGATTCACACCTGGGTCACGTCTTTCCCGACGGCCCGCCGCCCACCGGGCTGCGCTATTGCATCAATTCCCTGTCGATGACGTTTGAACCCATAGAAAACTGA
- a CDS encoding BolA family protein, whose translation MSETTDRITLIRERLAALDPVTLDILDDSHLHAGHEGSKNGAGHYRVHIVAPCFTGLSAVARHRLVYHHLQDLIPYPIHALALDAQAPK comes from the coding sequence ATGTCAGAAACCACCGACCGCATCACCCTGATCCGGGAGCGCCTGGCCGCCCTGGATCCCGTCACGCTGGACATCCTGGACGACTCGCATTTGCATGCCGGCCACGAAGGCAGTAAAAACGGCGCCGGCCACTATCGCGTGCACATCGTAGCGCCTTGCTTCACGGGGCTCTCCGCCGTAGCGCGACATAGGCTGGTGTATCATCATTTGCAAGATTTGATCCCCTATCCGATTCATGCGCTTGCGCTAGATGCCCAGGCTCCCAAATAG
- a CDS encoding energy-coupling factor transporter transmembrane component T family protein, with product MIEPLYVAGRSALHRLPAWLKLAALVAAGASLFVLRDPRWLGAAFAAAALLVWSTGVSAAAVWRQVRGLLWVLLAVGVFTGVFQGWVEALAVVLRVGAMVGLALAVTLATRTSDLIAVCERALMPLERIGLLDAGKVALALALALRFVPEIWRNFHEIREAQAARGLGAHPLALIVPLIVLTLKRAQEVAEAIDARSA from the coding sequence ATGATCGAACCGCTTTACGTTGCCGGCCGCTCGGCGCTGCACCGGTTGCCCGCCTGGCTGAAGCTGGCCGCGCTGGTGGCGGCCGGGGCAAGCCTGTTCGTACTGCGCGACCCCCGTTGGCTGGGCGCGGCGTTCGCGGCGGCGGCCCTGCTGGTGTGGTCGACCGGCGTCTCGGCGGCTGCCGTCTGGCGCCAGGTGCGCGGGCTGTTGTGGGTGTTGCTGGCGGTGGGCGTGTTCACGGGTGTGTTCCAAGGCTGGGTTGAGGCCCTGGCGGTGGTGCTGCGCGTGGGGGCCATGGTGGGGTTGGCGCTGGCGGTGACGCTGGCGACTCGTACCTCGGACCTGATCGCCGTCTGCGAACGCGCCTTGATGCCGCTGGAGCGCATCGGGCTGCTGGACGCCGGCAAGGTGGCGCTGGCCCTGGCGCTGGCCTTGCGTTTCGTACCCGAAATCTGGCGCAACTTTCACGAGATTCGCGAAGCCCAGGCGGCGCGCGGCTTAGGCGCCCACCCGCTTGCGTTGATCGTGCCGCTGATTGTGCTGACCTTGAAGCGTGCCCAGGAAGTGGCCGAAGCTATTGACGCGCGCAGTGCCTGA
- a CDS encoding biotin transporter BioY, giving the protein MKSHNTVLIALFAALIVVLSLIPPIPLPGIPVPITLQTLGAMLAGAMLGPVRGALACLLYLVLAAIGLPVLPGGRGGLGAFLGPTGGFLVGMAVGALVIGWLARMLAARAARDWAKLGGYMVACVVGGILVVYAFGVPWLASVTKMGLPKAAAAVAVFLPGDLIKAVIAAWVASRVERVWPMLGR; this is encoded by the coding sequence ATGAAATCCCACAACACCGTGCTGATCGCGCTGTTCGCGGCGCTGATCGTCGTCCTGAGCCTGATTCCGCCCATTCCCCTGCCGGGCATTCCCGTGCCGATCACCTTGCAGACGCTGGGTGCCATGCTGGCCGGCGCCATGCTGGGCCCGGTGCGCGGGGCGCTGGCTTGCCTGCTCTATCTGGTTTTGGCGGCGATCGGGCTGCCTGTGCTGCCTGGTGGGCGCGGTGGCCTGGGCGCATTCCTGGGGCCGACGGGCGGTTTCCTGGTGGGCATGGCGGTGGGCGCATTGGTGATCGGCTGGCTGGCGCGCATGCTGGCGGCGCGTGCAGCGCGGGATTGGGCGAAGCTGGGCGGCTACATGGTCGCCTGCGTGGTGGGCGGTATCTTGGTCGTGTATGCCTTCGGGGTGCCGTGGCTGGCATCCGTTACGAAGATGGGCTTGCCCAAGGCGGCGGCCGCCGTTGCGGTATTCCTGCCGGGCGATCTCATCAAAGCCGTGATTGCGGCGTGGGTGGCGTCGCGGGTAGAGCGTGTCTGGCCGATGCTGGGCCGTTAG
- a CDS encoding septation protein A gives MKKFLFDLFPLFLFFIAYRYTDIFTATAVAMAAAVLQIVWLKVTGRPTEAMHWVNLTVILVFGGATIWLHSDVFIKWKPTVLYWLFGGALVFARLLFGRNLIRRLMEKQIQLPDAAWDKLNLVWAAFFLVAGALNLYVAFSGHFTESQWVSFKAFGLMGLMIVFVIGQSVWLGKHIQTDENAGSDTPPSKP, from the coding sequence ATGAAGAAGTTTCTGTTCGACCTGTTCCCGCTGTTCCTGTTCTTCATTGCCTATCGGTACACGGACATCTTCACCGCCACGGCCGTCGCCATGGCGGCCGCCGTATTGCAGATTGTCTGGTTGAAGGTAACGGGCCGCCCCACCGAAGCCATGCATTGGGTGAACCTGACCGTCATCCTGGTCTTCGGCGGCGCCACCATCTGGCTGCATAGCGATGTGTTCATCAAGTGGAAGCCCACGGTGCTGTACTGGCTGTTCGGCGGCGCGCTGGTCTTCGCCCGCCTGCTGTTCGGCCGCAACCTGATCCGCCGCCTGATGGAAAAACAGATTCAACTGCCCGATGCGGCATGGGACAAGCTCAACCTGGTCTGGGCAGCCTTCTTCCTGGTAGCGGGCGCGCTGAACCTGTATGTGGCGTTCTCGGGCCATTTCACCGAGTCGCAATGGGTCAGCTTCAAGGCCTTTGGCCTGATGGGCCTGATGATCGTCTTCGTGATCGGGCAATCGGTCTGGCTGGGCAAGCACATCCAGACCGACGAAAACGCTGGCTCGGACACCCCGCCGAGCAAACCCTGA
- the ligA gene encoding NAD-dependent DNA ligase LigA — protein sequence MSGVSGEVNPAETAARLRAEIEQHNVRYYVNDEPSVSDAEYDGLMRQLEALEAEHPELVTPESPTQRVGAAPVSAFGSVRHAVPMLSLNNAFDEEEVVAFDRRVTDTLRGAGLLGPAQQADYFCELKLDGLAISLRYEDGRLVQAATRGDGQTGEDVTSNIRTIKAIPLQLQGAAPKVLEVRGEVLMNRADFEKLNVAQAKRDEKVFVNPRNAAAGSLRQLDPRITAKRPLRFFAYGWGEVHGLPGKQSGLFDEATAGAGQASQLPEASHGAMLAWLHTLGLPVNLKHNHRATGAEGLMAFYAQVGAMRASLPYDIDGVVYKVDSLPAQKVLGFVARAPRFALAHKFAAEEATTTLLDIEVQVGRTGAITPVARLKPVFVGGVTVTNATLHNEDEIRRKDVRKGDTVIVRRAGDVIPEVLGPVLEKRPDDAQEFIMPTACPVCGSAIERLEDETIARCTGGLFCGAQRKQTLWHAASRKALDIEGLGEKLVDQLVDSGRVKTLADLYSLRPLELVGLDRMGQKSADNLVAAIDKAREPGLNRLLFALGIRHVGETTARDVARHFGSIDAIMDADEDALSSVPDVGPVVAASIRRFFAEQHNRDVIEQLKAQGVNPVAEAVPQSTTLAGKTFVLTGTLPNWTREEASMHIQAAGGKVSGSVSKKTAYLVAGAEAGSKLTKAQELGVTVLDEDALKELLGMS from the coding sequence ATGAGTGGCGTGTCTGGTGAGGTCAACCCCGCGGAAACCGCGGCGCGGCTGCGTGCCGAGATTGAGCAGCACAACGTCCGCTACTACGTCAATGACGAGCCCTCGGTTTCGGATGCCGAATACGACGGCTTGATGCGGCAGCTTGAAGCCCTTGAGGCCGAGCACCCTGAACTTGTCACACCCGAATCGCCCACGCAGCGCGTGGGTGCCGCGCCCGTCTCTGCCTTTGGCAGCGTGCGCCATGCGGTGCCGATGCTGTCGCTGAATAACGCATTCGACGAAGAAGAAGTCGTGGCGTTCGACCGCCGCGTGACGGATACCCTGCGCGGCGCGGGCCTGCTGGGCCCGGCGCAGCAGGCTGATTATTTCTGTGAACTGAAGCTCGACGGGCTGGCGATCAGTTTGCGCTACGAAGACGGCCGGCTGGTTCAGGCCGCGACACGCGGCGACGGCCAGACCGGTGAAGACGTCACCTCCAATATCCGCACGATCAAGGCCATTCCGTTGCAGCTACAGGGCGCTGCCCCGAAGGTGCTGGAAGTGCGCGGCGAAGTGCTGATGAACCGCGCCGACTTCGAAAAATTGAACGTGGCTCAGGCCAAGCGTGACGAAAAAGTCTTCGTCAACCCGCGCAATGCCGCGGCTGGCAGCCTGCGCCAACTGGACCCTCGCATCACCGCCAAACGCCCGTTGCGCTTTTTCGCCTATGGCTGGGGCGAGGTGCATGGCCTGCCTGGCAAGCAAAGCGGCTTGTTCGACGAGGCAACGGCGGGCGCCGGCCAGGCGTCGCAACTGCCTGAAGCGTCACATGGCGCCATGCTGGCCTGGCTCCACACCCTGGGCCTGCCCGTCAATCTGAAGCACAACCACCGCGCCACGGGCGCTGAAGGCTTGATGGCGTTCTACGCCCAGGTGGGTGCGATGCGCGCCAGCTTGCCCTACGACATCGACGGCGTGGTCTACAAGGTGGATTCCCTGCCGGCGCAGAAGGTGCTGGGTTTTGTGGCGCGCGCGCCGCGCTTCGCCCTGGCCCATAAGTTCGCCGCCGAGGAAGCCACCACGACGCTGCTGGACATCGAAGTCCAGGTCGGCCGCACCGGTGCCATCACCCCGGTGGCGCGGCTGAAGCCCGTATTCGTGGGCGGCGTCACCGTCACCAACGCTACGCTGCATAACGAAGACGAAATTCGCCGCAAGGACGTGCGCAAGGGTGACACGGTCATCGTGCGGCGGGCCGGTGATGTCATCCCCGAAGTGCTGGGCCCTGTGCTTGAAAAGCGCCCCGACGACGCGCAGGAATTCATCATGCCCACGGCCTGCCCGGTGTGTGGCTCGGCCATTGAACGGCTTGAAGACGAAACCATTGCGCGCTGCACGGGTGGCCTGTTCTGCGGCGCCCAGCGCAAGCAGACCTTGTGGCACGCGGCCAGCCGCAAGGCGCTGGATATCGAAGGCCTGGGTGAAAAGCTGGTGGACCAGTTGGTGGACAGCGGCCGGGTCAAGACCTTGGCCGACCTGTACAGCCTTCGCCCGCTGGAGCTCGTAGGCCTGGACCGCATGGGCCAGAAGTCCGCTGACAACCTGGTGGCCGCCATCGACAAGGCGCGCGAACCCGGCTTGAATCGCCTGCTGTTCGCGCTGGGCATCCGCCATGTTGGGGAAACCACCGCGCGCGATGTCGCACGGCATTTCGGCAGCATCGACGCCATCATGGACGCCGATGAAGACGCGCTGTCGTCCGTGCCGGACGTGGGCCCGGTGGTGGCGGCATCCATTCGCCGCTTCTTCGCCGAGCAGCACAACCGCGACGTGATCGAGCAATTGAAGGCGCAGGGCGTTAACCCCGTGGCCGAAGCCGTGCCGCAAAGCACCACGCTGGCGGGCAAGACCTTTGTGCTGACCGGCACCTTGCCCAACTGGACGCGCGAAGAGGCGTCGATGCACATCCAGGCGGCGGGCGGCAAGGTCAGCGGGTCGGTGTCCAAGAAGACCGCGTATCTGGTGGCAGGCGCCGAGGCCGGCAGCAAGCTGACGAAGGCGCAGGAACTGGGCGTCACCGTGTTGGACGAGGACGCGTTGAAAGAACTGCTGGGCATGTCGTAG
- a CDS encoding peptidylprolyl isomerase, which produces MKRIVMLAAACVIAVPAFAQNVATVNGKAIPQKNLDQFVKLLVSQGATDSPQLREQVKQEMINRQIFVQAAESSGIAKQADVQTEIELARQGILVRALMADYLAKHPVSDAKVTAEYDKIKQEQAGKMEYKVRHILVEDEKTANDLLAQIKSNKNKFDDLAKKNSKDPGSAEKGGDLGWAPPTNYVQPFAQAVTQLKKGEMVDKPIQTQFGWHIIKVDDTRPVEFPPLDQVRPQLEEMLRQQTLADYQKQLRDKAKIQ; this is translated from the coding sequence ATGAAACGCATCGTCATGCTGGCTGCGGCCTGCGTCATCGCCGTGCCTGCTTTCGCGCAGAACGTGGCCACCGTTAACGGCAAGGCCATTCCGCAAAAGAATTTGGATCAATTCGTCAAGCTGCTGGTCAGCCAGGGCGCCACCGATTCGCCGCAACTGCGCGAACAGGTCAAGCAAGAAATGATCAACCGCCAGATCTTCGTGCAGGCCGCCGAATCCAGCGGCATCGCCAAGCAAGCCGACGTTCAGACCGAAATCGAACTGGCCCGCCAAGGCATCCTGGTTCGTGCCCTGATGGCCGACTACCTGGCCAAGCACCCGGTGTCGGACGCCAAGGTCACTGCTGAATACGACAAGATCAAGCAGGAACAAGCCGGCAAGATGGAATACAAGGTCCGCCACATCCTCGTCGAAGACGAGAAGACGGCCAATGACCTGCTGGCCCAGATCAAGAGCAACAAGAACAAGTTCGACGATCTGGCCAAGAAGAACTCGAAGGACCCCGGCAGCGCCGAAAAGGGTGGCGATCTGGGTTGGGCTCCCCCGACCAACTACGTCCAGCCGTTCGCGCAAGCCGTGACCCAACTGAAGAAGGGCGAAATGGTCGACAAGCCGATTCAGACCCAGTTCGGCTGGCACATCATCAAGGTTGACGACACTCGCCCGGTGGAATTCCCGCCGCTGGACCAAGTGCGTCCGCAACTGGAAGAAATGCTGCGCCAGCAAACCCTGGCCGACTACCAGAAGCAACTGCGCGACAAGGCCAAGATCCAGTAA
- a CDS encoding ABC transporter substrate-binding protein — protein MRKHFGLSAAAAAFALAVPLLASAQVKVGVTVSSTGPAASLGIPERNTVALLPKEVAGQKIEWIVLDDATDTTQAVKNSRKLATDDKVDVLIGTSVTPGSLAMVDVAAEAKVPMISVAASAKIVEPVDDKRRWVFKTPQNDALMAGALADAMAKSKVKTLGFIGFADAYGDGWLDVMQKAAKAKGIEIVAIEKYSRTDTSVTGQVLKLVGAKPDAILIAGAGTPSALPQKELKARNYGGTIYQTHGAANNDVLRVCGKDCNGMYLPAGPLLVAAQLPDSNPVKKSALAYVETYEKANGANSTNTFGGHMWDAGQLVVTALPVALKTGAKPGTPEFRAAMRDALEGVKNLAASQGVFNMSPTDHAGFDERSRVIVKVENGKWVYQPDL, from the coding sequence ATGCGCAAGCACTTCGGCTTGTCCGCGGCGGCTGCCGCTTTCGCCCTGGCCGTGCCGCTCCTGGCGAGCGCGCAGGTCAAGGTAGGCGTAACGGTGTCCAGCACCGGCCCGGCCGCCTCGCTGGGTATCCCCGAACGCAATACCGTGGCGCTGCTGCCCAAGGAAGTGGCAGGCCAGAAGATCGAATGGATCGTCCTGGACGACGCCACCGATACCACCCAAGCCGTCAAGAACTCGCGCAAGCTGGCCACCGACGACAAGGTCGATGTGCTGATCGGTACGTCCGTGACGCCGGGCTCGCTGGCCATGGTCGACGTGGCCGCCGAAGCCAAGGTGCCGATGATCAGCGTGGCCGCCAGCGCCAAGATCGTCGAACCCGTGGATGACAAGCGCCGCTGGGTCTTCAAGACCCCGCAGAACGACGCGCTGATGGCCGGCGCCCTGGCTGACGCCATGGCCAAGTCCAAGGTCAAGACGCTGGGCTTCATCGGCTTTGCCGACGCCTACGGCGACGGCTGGCTGGACGTGATGCAAAAGGCCGCCAAGGCCAAGGGCATTGAAATCGTCGCCATCGAAAAATACAGCCGTACCGACACCAGCGTGACGGGCCAGGTGCTCAAGCTGGTCGGCGCAAAGCCGGACGCCATCCTGATCGCCGGCGCCGGCACCCCGTCGGCGCTGCCGCAAAAGGAACTGAAGGCCCGCAACTACGGCGGCACCATCTACCAAACCCACGGCGCTGCCAACAACGACGTGCTGCGCGTTTGCGGCAAGGACTGCAATGGCATGTACCTGCCGGCCGGTCCGCTGCTGGTTGCCGCCCAATTGCCCGATTCGAACCCGGTCAAGAAGTCGGCCCTGGCTTATGTCGAGACCTACGAAAAGGCCAACGGCGCCAATTCCACCAACACGTTCGGCGGCCACATGTGGGATGCCGGCCAACTGGTCGTGACGGCGCTGCCCGTGGCGCTGAAGACCGGCGCCAAGCCCGGTACGCCGGAATTCCGCGCCGCCATGCGCGACGCCCTGGAAGGCGTGAAGAACCTGGCTGCGTCGCAGGGCGTGTTCAACATGTCGCCCACCGACCACGCCGGCTTCGACGAGCGTTCGCGCGTCATCGTCAAGGTCGAAAATGGCAAGTGGGTTTATCAGCCCGACCTGTAA